The DNA sequence GTGATGACGGGGGCGGACAGGGCCTCGGCCATCGCTGCCAGGGAAGGGTGGGCCGAGATGGCGCCGCCGCCGACGAGGATCAAGGGGCGTTCGGCCTCGGACAGCAGGCGCGCGGCGCGCTCGACGTCGGCGGCCTGCACATGAGGGGGGCCGACGAAGGGCGGGATCGCCGCGGCCTCGCTCAGGCCGGAGTCGGCGCCGAGAATGTCGATGGGCAATTCGAGATGGGCGGGGCGGGGACGGGCGGCGGAAAAGAGGTTGAAGGCCTCATGGACATAGGCCGTGACCTGGTCGCGATCAAAGGCGGTGCGGGAGAGGCCGACCAAGGGCCGGGCGGTTGCAGCCTGGTCGGTGATCTCGTGCAGCGAGCCCCAGCCGCGGCCAAGCTCGCGGGTGGCGTTCACGCTGGACAGGACGAGCATGGGAATGCTGTCGGAGAAGGCCTGGCCAATGGGGGTGAGCGCATTGGTGAGGCCCGGGCCGGTGATCAGTGTGCAGACGCCCGGCTTGCCGGTGACGCGGGCATAGCCGTCAGCCATGAAACCCGCGCCCTGCTCGTGGCGGACGAGGATGTGGCGCATGTTCTCCGAAGCGATGCCCCGATAGAGCTCGAGAGTGTGCACACCGGGAATGCCGAAGACGGTATCCACGCCATAGGCCTTGAGCAGGCGCATGAGATACTGGCCGATGGTGAGGGTCGACATGGGAGGATCCTTGAAGGGTGTTGAGGCAGACGGGCGACGGAGGCGCTGGACGCGAGGAGGCGCCGCTATTCGCCGCGCCAGACGGGGGCGCGCTTTTCGAGATAGGCGCGGGGGCCTTCCTTCGCATCGCCGCTTTTGAGCATGCGTCGGTACATGGCCAGATGGTCCGGCGTCTTGCGGATGATGTCCATGGCCTCGGGCAGGGGCATCTGCTCGATGGCGAGCATCACTTCCTTCAAGGCCTGAAGCGCCAAAGGTGCGCCTTGGGAAATCGTCCCGGCAAGGTCGCGGGCGGCGTCGAGGAGCTCATCGCGCGGGTGGACGGAATGGACCAGGCCCCAATGCAGGGCCTCGGCCGCATCCATGCGGCGACCGGTGAGCATCATGCCCATGGCGACGTTATAGGGAATGCGACGCGGCAGACGCTGGAGGCCGCCAGCGTCAGGAAGGATCCCCCGATCCATCTCCGGCAGCTGGAAGAAGGCGTCCTCGGCCATGAGGATCATGTCGCAGGCGAGCGCGATCTCGAAACCGCCGCCGATGGCCGGGGCCTGAACCGCCGCGATCAGAGGTTTATAGAGATCATGAAAAGCCGTTATTCCGCCGAAGCTTGCACCGCTTTCCTCACCTCCCGGCTGATTTTCCAGGGCGGCATTGCCGGCATCGGCATCGGCGACGGCTTCATTGAAATCCCAGCCGGCTGAGAAGGCGCGCGTCCCCGCTCCCGTAATGAGGCCGGCCTGCAGTTCGGGATCCTCATGCAGTAGACGGGCGGCCGCGTAGAGCTCGCGGCTGAGGCGGCGGCTGACGGCATTCACTTTCGGATGGTCTAGCGTCATCTCCAGTACGCGCGACCGCCGTTCGACCCGCACGATCGGGTCCATGTTGCTCTCCGACAGGACGTTCTCCCCTAGGTTTTGGACAGTCATCCAATTGCCCGAGATGATAGGGGGAGGGCGTGGCGAAGGCAAGTTGCCTTGCGCAAAGGACGCGGGTGCGGACGATCATAAGCCGTGCCGCACCCACAAAACCCGGAAGGTCTCAGCCCGTCAGAATTACTGGACCTTCGTGCTGCTGGTCATTCCGCCGCCGGAGCTCGCACCGGTGCTCGGAACGCAGTTTGCCTGAGACATGTCGCAGCTCGTCGCGTCGCCCGAGGCCTTCATCTGCACTTCATTGGGATCGGTGCCGGTCGTCACGGCAGTGCTGGCGTTGGTCTGGGTCGTGCCCGTGCCGCCAGGATCAGCCGCAGAGCTCGGCGGCGTACCGGAAGCCGTGTCGCCAGTCGACCCGGCAAAGCCCGCCGAGGCGCTCATCATCAGAGCTGCAGCCACGGCTGCACTGCGCAATAAATTCTTGCTCATGATCATTCTCCATTCATGTATGAAAGGCTAAAGCACGAGCCGGGTTCGAGTTCCCAACGTTCCCCCTCACAGACGCGTTACAGAGCCTGCAGTGTACGGGCTGTCTGTCTGCCACTGTGGCACGAATTTGGCAACGAAGGAGCGGCTCGGACGTTGTCTCGGGAATATGAGGACCATGGCATCCCCCGGGGGTGACACAAACAAAGAGGGTTTCATGTATAAGTTCGCCGCCATCGCGCTCCTCGGCGTGATGACCAGCCTATCGCCCGCCAGCGCCGCCGAGCGGCTGACGGCAAAGCAGATCCGGGCTCTGTTTCCAGGCTCCTTCACCGGGATCTGGCAGAATACCAATCGCGTGTCGATCAAGGCGGAGCGGGACGGTACTCTGGCGGGAGTGGCCGGCGGAATGACCGATAGCGGGGTCTGGCAAGTCAGTGGCCGGCGGCTCTGCGTCACCTTCAAATCATGGACACAGAATAAGCAGCGTTGCGGCGAAGTGTTTCGCGACGGGGCCCAATATATCGGCTTCATCGAGGATGGTAAGCCGCAGCTCCAATTCCAGAGAAATTAACGCGGGATTTCAGCCGTAGGTCTCGTAGCGGCGGCGTGCAGCCTCGATCTCTTCCGTCTTGAGAATGCGAGGCTCGCCTGCCGAGCAAGCGAGCAGATATTGGCGGGCCAGGGCTTCGAGCTTCTGGGCGCGGACCAGCGCATCGCGCAAATCGGTGCCGTGGCAGATCATGCCATGATTGGCGAGGAGACAGGCGGTGCGATCGCGCAATGCCTCAACGGCCAGGCGGCCGAGTTCCGGCGTGCCAAAGGTGGTATAGGGAGCACAGCGGACGTCTTCACCGCCGAAGCCCAGAACCATGTAGTGAAAGGCAGGCAACGACCTGCCGAGACAGGCCAGGGCGGTGCAGGCATCGGAATGGGCATGAACGATGGCACGCGCCTCGGGATAGGCCGCATAGATGTCGCCATGCATGAAGGCTTCACTTGACGGCTTCAGATTGTTCCGGGATGCACCGCTGGCATCGACATGGCAGATGTCGGTCTCGGTGACCTCGTCGACGGCGACACCGGAGCGGGTGATGAGCATGCCGTCAGCCAGGCGGCAGCTGACATTCCCGCTGGCCGCGAAAGAAAGCCCGGCCACGCCGAGGGCACGGTAAGTTTCGGCTACGGCGCGGGCGGATTCAGGCATGGCGCTGTGGTCTCCTCAGACGTGCTGGCCGCCATTGATGTGGAGTTCAGCCCCGTTCACGTAGCTCGAGGCGTCGGTGCACAGAAAATAAATTGCCTTGGCGACCTCCTCGGGCTGGCCGAGGCGACGCATGGGTATATCGACGATCAGCTTTTCCGTGCCGGGCGAGAGGATGGAGGTCTCGATCTCCCCGGGTGAGATTGCGTTGACGCGCACGCCCAAGGGACCAAAATCATGGGCCATTTCCCGGGTGAGGGCGAAGAGAGCCGCCTTCGAGGTCGAATAGGCCGCCCCGGCGAAGGGATGGACCTTGCCGCCGGCAATCGAGGTAACGTTCACCACCGAGCCCTTGGCCGCCTTCAACTCTTCGAGAAGGCCCCGCCCCAGCATGATCGGGGCGAAGAGATTAATCTGGAAGACGGTCGTCCAGTCCTCGACATCCATGTCCATGGCGGCCAGGCGAGAGCCGCCGGGTCCCTTGGGGGAAATCGCGGCATTGTTCACGAGGGCATTCAGCCGGCTGCCATTGGCCTGGAGTCGCTCGCGCATCTCATGGATCGCGCGCTTGACATCACCGGGATTGGCCAGATCCAGCTGGATGTGGTCCTCGGGGCCGGCATCCCAGGGACAGTTTTCCGGAAAGCCATGACGAGAGCAGGTGATGACACGCCAGCCCGCGCTGGAGAAGCGCTTCACGGTGGCGTGCCCGATGCCCCGGCTGGCGCCGGTCAGGATGAGCGTCTTGCGCTCGTTGTCAGTGTTCTCGATCATGGGTAAAGCCGGCTCTTGGTCCAGGGGCCATCGAGGCTTTCGCGCTCGAAGCGGATGCGCTCATGCAGGCGGAAGGGGCGATCCTGCCAGAACTCGAAGGATATGGGCATGATGCGATAGCCGGACCAGTAGGGGGGACGCGGAACATCGCCCAAAGCATAGCGCGCGGCATATTTGGCGACGGCCTTCTCCAAGGCGAAGCGGCTCTCCAGCGGGCGCGACTGCTGGGACGCCCAGGCGCCGATGCGACTGTCGCGAGGCCGGCTGGCGTAATAGGCATCGGCCTCGGCGTCGGTGACGCGACCGACGCTGCCGCGAATGCGGATCTGCCGGCGCAGGGACTTCCAGTGAAAGCAAAGAGCCGCCTTGCCGCTGGCCTCGAGCTCGCGTCCCTTCTGGCTCTCGGTGTTGGTGTAGAACACGAAACCCTTCTCATCCACGCCCTTCAGGAGAACGACGCGGACATGAGGCATGCCGGAGGCGTCAACGGTTGCCAGACTCATGGCATTGGGATCGTTGGGCTCTGAGGCGGTGGCCTCCTGCATCCAGGCGTCGAACAGCGCGAAGGGTTCGTCGCGCTCGGTGAAATCCGCAGACGAGCCGGATTGAATGGCATCCATCGACATCACAGTTTCTTTCGTCCTGAGCGCGGCGGGACCCCGTGCCCTTTAGCCTCGGCTGCAGCCATAGTCTTGGCGCATTTCCATCGGAACACGGTGGCAGAAGCGTGCCGCAGCCATGAGGAGGATGGGGCATTTCATTAAACGAGGGGACTAGCATGATCAAGCAGACCATAGCGGCCGGCGCCATCGCCGCTTCGCTGGCGCTCGCCGGCTGCGCGGGGCCCAACCCCTATCAACCCGCGGCCTGGGGCGGCAACCAGGCCGGTGGAACCGTGGTCGGGGGCGTCGCAGGCGGACTGCTCGGCGCCGCCGTGGGCGGCACAGGGGCGACGGTGGTCGGGGCCACGCTGGGCGCGGTGCTGGGGAACCAGATCGGCTATTCCATGGATGCACAGGCGCAACAGAGGGCCTATTACGCCGCCGAATCAGCCTTCGATTCTGGGCAACCGGTGCAGTGGCGGGACCCGCGCGGCACCTATTACGGCGAGGTGGTGCCGTATGACCCCTATTATCGCGGACCGGAGATGTGCCGGGATTTCCTGCATACGATGTTCGTGAACGGACGGCGGGAAGTGGTGCGGGGCACGGCGTGCGAGATGGCGGACGGCTCCTGGCGGGTCGTGGGCTAGGGGACTTTCGGGACGGCGCTTCCGGCTTGAGGATGAGGGACCCCGCGCGTGGGTCTTCCCCTGCCGCCCCCGTCACCCATCCGCGTGCCACGGCCGACCTCTCCCGCGAGGGGAGAGGAGCAAGACGGCTGCTCAGGATGACGGTAGGTGCTCGGCTCTGCGCTTCGCTTGGGCCGGGATGATGAGTGGAAGCGCTACAGCGGGGCGGAAATAAAGCCGTGGACCGGGTAGGCCTTTTGTGTAGGATGCGCCGGGTTTTCGAGGGATCGAGGATAGAATGACCGAGCCACAAGCGCTCATGGCCGGAAAACGCGGCCTGATCATGGGAGTGGCGAATAACCGCTCGATCGCCTGGGGCATCGCCCGGGCCTGCGCCAGCCATGGCGCGGAGCTCGCCTTTTCCTATCAGGGCGAGGCGATCAAGAAGCGCGTCGAGCCCCTGGCGGCGCAGCTCGGATCGGAACTGGTACTGCCCTGCGACGTGACCGATGGGGCCTCGCTGGACGCGCTGTTCGCGGCGGTCGACGCGAAATGGGGCGGGCTCGACTTCGTGGTGCACTGCATCGCGTTTTCCGACAAGGACGAGCTCACCGGACGCTATGTCGACACCAGCCTGGACAATTTCACCAAGACGCTGAACATCTCCTGCTATTCGTTCACGGCCGTGGCGCAACGGGCCGAGAAGCTGATGAAAAACGGCGGCTCGATGCTCACGCTCACCTATTTCGGCGCCGAGAAGTGGATGCCGCATTACAACGTCATGGGCGTCGCCAAGGCCGCGTTGGAGGCCAGCGTGCGGTATATGGCGGCCGATCTCGGCCCGCAGAACATCCGGGTCAACGCCGTCTCGGCCGGGCCGATCAAGACGCTGGCCGCGTCGGGCATCGGGGATTTCCGCTATATTCTTAAATGGAACGAATATAATTCGCCGTTGCGGCGGACGGTGACCATCGAAGAGGTCGGAAACTCGGCCCTGTTCCTGCTCTCCGATCTCGGCAGCGCGGTGACGGGGGAGATCCTGCATGTGGATGCGGGCTATCATATCGTGGGCATGAAGAACCCCGATGCCCCGGATATCTCGGTGGTCTGACGGCGTTAAGGATTTCTAAAGCCTCTCGGGCGAGAGTACGGCAACTTAAAGTTGCATGAGTCGCCCAATGCCCACTCCCGCTCGCTCCGCCTCGTCCCATTCGCTCTCTCCTCATGACTGGTCGTATAGGGTCCTCGGCAGCTACCAAAGATCGGATGGACATCCCCTCATTCCGACGCCGGATCCGAGCCCTCCCGCGCGCTTTTTCGCGCCATTGGACGCCCCGGAGACGATCCCCAGCTTTCACTTCCTCGGGCCGGGAGAGTATCTCGATCTGCCGGGGGCGCAGCGGTCGCCCCTGCGGCCTGGGGATTTCGACATCGGCCGGGACCTTTCGGTCAGTTCCTCCCTCGACAGTGTCAGTGGGTCGTCAGGAAGCTTCCATTTTCCCTGGGGGAAGCTCGCCCTCGGGGGCGGCGCGACGGCGCTGGCCTTGGCGGGCGCGGGTGGTGCAGCCTATTTCCTGACCCACGAGCCGGGAACTTCAGGCAGCTCCCTCGAGACCGGCGCTCCAGACAGTCCCGAGGAGCCCAGCGCGCCGGAGTTGGCTTCCCTCGGCGACGGCGGAAGCCTTGCCTGGATGACGGCGTAAGCCATGGGACTGACGCTCACCGCCTCGCGTCTCAACCTCGCTGAGCAACGCGGCTCTTGGGAGGGTCCTGGGGCTCACGAATCGCTGCACCCGGTGAGCCGACCCTGGCCCGTGGATGTACGGTTTCTGGAGCTTGACGATGGACCGCTGCGGGGGTTCCAGCGGCCGGTCAACGCCGTGGACGGATCAGGCTCTCCCAAAGCATGGTGGCTCGGCGGCGGCCTGGGGCTCGTCGCCGGCCTCGCCGCGGGCGTCGGCGGCACACTCGGAATCGGTGCGCTGATGCAGCGCGCCGAACCCAGAAAGACAGACGACTGGACCACAAGCAGTTTCACCGAGGCGTCTTGGGCGGACCATGGCGCGGAGACCGGCGTCCCGGGCGTTCCGACAGGGAACGCCGGAGACATGGCCTGGATCGACAGGTGATCCGATGAGCAGCAGGAGACGACCATTCCCAGCAATCCGTTCTACAGGGCCACTCTTCCCACGCGGGCTCCGAGGATTCCGCCGCTCAACGAGGTCTATGAGAGCCGGGATTTGTATGTCCAGCATCCGTCACTTTGGGGAGAGCCGCCGGACCTCGCCGGCTTGCCTCGCGCGCAATCCTGGGCGGTGCCGCTTGCGGTCGCCGGTGTCGGAGCCGTTGCCGCGTCCGCGATCGGCCTGGGGATCTGGGCCGCCGGGCGCAGCCAGCCCCCACCGGAAAGCCCGCCCTGGCCCATCGAGGAAGGGGCGGCATGGCCGCAAGACGCCGATTGGATCGTCTGACGCGGCAGAAAACAGCGTGTTTTGTCCACAGCAAGGTGCTCAGGGAGAGCCATCATGACCAACCAGACCGTCCCCCCCATTGCCATTCGTCCGGGAGCCGTCACGGCGGGAGAACTCGCGCCCATGCTGACAGATGCCTATCAGGCGGGCTTCAATCACGGCACCCGAGGGCTGACACCCTCCTTCGGGGTCACGGGGGCGGAGCTGCGGGTCGGCAACGCGTATCACCTGGCCCTGGACAGGGCTATGAACGATGGCGACGCGCCGGTGACGGCGGTGCGCCATTTCGGGGCGGGCTATATGGCCGGCCTCACGGATATGGAGCGCTTTGAGCCCCAGCTGCCATCCGCCGGCGAGGACCAAGTCCCCTTGCTGCCGGAAAAGAGTTCGTCCTGGTCGCCGCTTTCGATCGCAGCGGTGGGGGCCGCGGCGGGAAGCGCCGCCACGCTTGCCGTGGGCGGCGGCGTGGTCGCGGCGGTCCTGAGCGGCCAGGCGAATGAGGGTGCGAGCCCCGATGCCTCGTCTGAGGGGCCCTGGAGTCCCGAACCGCAGACGCAGGCATGGTGGTGAAAGACATCAAACAAGAGTTTGCAACTTAAGATTGCATTAACGCATATGTTGGGATATAGGGGGGCCATTGTTCATCCCTTTAGCGAGTTCTTCATGGCCAAAACGACAGCGTCATCATCCAGCTCTCATTCCTTTGTCACGCCGCTCATCGGCGTCGGCGGCGTCGCGGTGGGAACCCTCCTCGGCTTCGGCATCGGAGCCCTTGCATTCAGCGGACAGCGGAGCACGCCGCCCGATCCCAATGCCGGCCTGATCAGCCATGCTGATTCCGCAGCCGGCGCCTGGCACGATTCCTATTTTCAGTGACGGCGCACACTCGATCTCCCAACGGGGTTTTGGGGGATCGAGGGCTTCGATCCGCGTGGTGGCCAGGCTGGCCCGCCGTCGCGACGACACTGCGCTCCCGCCGAAGTCTCGGTGGCGGCAGCGAGAGACCCTCACATTTCGAGCGATTGCTTCCAAACCATTTTGACGGGGAAATTATTCCATGACTCCACCACCCTCGCGCGTACCCACACCCCCACCCCCACTGATCCCGACCGGATCACAAGACATCCTTCATCCGGTCGGTCCGGGTCCAGTGGCGTTTCGTCCCGCGCCTCCTCCTCCTCCTCCTCTTCCTCTTTCTGACGCGTCGCATGCCGCCGTACCGGCCGATCTCGGGGCAAGTCCCGGCGGACGACACGTCCCCATCGCAGATGCCACTCCTACAACCGTCCATGACGGGGGGACAGCATCCTGGAAGTGGGGGCTCGCCGGGGTCGCCGTGGGAAGCCTACTCGGTGCGGGGGTGGCCGTTCCCGCCACACTGGCGCTGACCGGGCAGTTCGACCGTCATGGGGAGAGTGCTCCCGCACCCGATCCGATCACCGGATCGGACGGCTGGCTGGGAAAGGATTCCTCAGCGGTCTGGACAGCCTAGCTCACCATTGAGCCTCGACCTCAGGATCGCTAAAGTCCTCCGCAGAAATTCGGCGCCCGCGGGCGCTCCTTGGAGGATTATGCCTTATGTTGGGGCTCATGCAGGATTGGCCATTGCTGATCCACACGATCATGGATCACGCCAGCCGCTATCACGGTACCCAAGAGATCGTATCGCGGACGGTGGAAGGGCCAGTCCATCGCTATACCTATGCCGATTGCGCGAAGCGGGCGCGGGCCCTCGCCGATGCCGTGAACACAAAGCTCGGCATCGGCGCAGGCGACATCGTCGCGACCATGGCCTGGAACGGGTATCGCCACCTGGAGATCTGGTACGGGCTGATGGGGCTCGGGGCTGTGGTGCATACGCTCAACCCGAGGCTCTTCGCCGACCAGCTCGACTACATCGTGAACCACGCCGAGGACAAATACATCTTCCTCGAGCTCTCCTTCATCGCCCAGATGGAGGCCCTGCAGGACAAGCTGCCGACGGTCAAAGGCTTCATCATCATGACCGATCGGGCACACATGCCCGAAACCAGTTTGCGCAATCCCATCTGCTACGAGGAGCTGATCGCTGCGGGCGACAACACCTTCGCCTGGCCGAAGCTCGACGAGCAGCAGGCCTGCGGCATCTGCTATACGTCCGGCACCACCGGCAATCCCAAAGGCGTCGTCTATTCCCAGCGGAGCCATGTGCTGCATGCCATGGCGATCTGCGCCGGGGACGCGCTGGCGCTGAAATCGACCGACGTGGTCATGCCCGTGGTGCCGATGTTCCATGCCAATGCCTGGTCGCTCGCATTCTCGGTGCCCATGGCGGGTGCGAAGATGGTGATGCCTGGGGCGAAGATGGACGGGGCCTCGATCTATGAGCTTCTGGACCAGGAGAAGGTGACCGTCACCGCCGGCGTTCCCACGGTGTGGCTGATGCTGCTGCATCATCTTGAGAAGCATCCCGAGCTCAAGCTCGACCATCTGGAACGGGCGCTGATCGGCGGCTCGGCCTGCCCGGAGGCGATGATGGCGGCCTTCGAAAAGAAATACGACACCAAGGTCGTGCATGCCTGGGGCATGACCGAGATGAGTCCCATCGGCTCGATCGGCAATCGTTCGGGGGCGACCGCCGATCTCGATGCGGAGGCGTGGTGGCCCCTGCAGCTGAAGCAGGGCCGGCCGCCCTTTACGGTCGAGATGGAAATCACGGACGATCAGGGGCAGGTGCTGCCCAATGACGGCAAGACCTTTGGCCATCTGGTGGTGCGGGGAGCGGCGACGGCGCGGGAATATTACAAGGGCGAGGGCGGCAAGATCCTCGACGACAAAGGCTATTTCGACACCGGCGACGTGGCGACGATCGACGCGTATGGCTTCATGCAGATCACCGACCGGGCCAAGGACGTGATCAAGTCGGGCGGCGAATGGATCTCCTCCATCGACCTGGAGAATG is a window from the Rhodoligotrophos appendicifer genome containing:
- a CDS encoding enoyl-CoA hydratase-related protein yields the protein MDPIVRVERRSRVLEMTLDHPKVNAVSRRLSRELYAAARLLHEDPELQAGLITGAGTRAFSAGWDFNEAVADADAGNAALENQPGGEESGASFGGITAFHDLYKPLIAAVQAPAIGGGFEIALACDMILMAEDAFFQLPEMDRGILPDAGGLQRLPRRIPYNVAMGMMLTGRRMDAAEALHWGLVHSVHPRDELLDAARDLAGTISQGAPLALQALKEVMLAIEQMPLPEAMDIIRKTPDHLAMYRRMLKSGDAKEGPRAYLEKRAPVWRGE
- a CDS encoding class II aldolase/adducin family protein translates to MPESARAVAETYRALGVAGLSFAASGNVSCRLADGMLITRSGVAVDEVTETDICHVDASGASRNNLKPSSEAFMHGDIYAAYPEARAIVHAHSDACTALACLGRSLPAFHYMVLGFGGEDVRCAPYTTFGTPELGRLAVEALRDRTACLLANHGMICHGTDLRDALVRAQKLEALARQYLLACSAGEPRILKTEEIEAARRRYETYG
- a CDS encoding SDR family NAD(P)-dependent oxidoreductase, whose translation is MIENTDNERKTLILTGASRGIGHATVKRFSSAGWRVITCSRHGFPENCPWDAGPEDHIQLDLANPGDVKRAIHEMRERLQANGSRLNALVNNAAISPKGPGGSRLAAMDMDVEDWTTVFQINLFAPIMLGRGLLEELKAAKGSVVNVTSIAGGKVHPFAGAAYSTSKAALFALTREMAHDFGPLGVRVNAISPGEIETSILSPGTEKLIVDIPMRRLGQPEEVAKAIYFLCTDASSYVNGAELHINGGQHV
- the pdxH gene encoding pyridoxamine 5'-phosphate oxidase, with amino-acid sequence MDAIQSGSSADFTERDEPFALFDAWMQEATASEPNDPNAMSLATVDASGMPHVRVVLLKGVDEKGFVFYTNTESQKGRELEASGKAALCFHWKSLRRQIRIRGSVGRVTDAEADAYYASRPRDSRIGAWASQQSRPLESRFALEKAVAKYAARYALGDVPRPPYWSGYRIMPISFEFWQDRPFRLHERIRFERESLDGPWTKSRLYP
- a CDS encoding glycine zipper domain-containing protein — encoded protein: MIKQTIAAGAIAASLALAGCAGPNPYQPAAWGGNQAGGTVVGGVAGGLLGAAVGGTGATVVGATLGAVLGNQIGYSMDAQAQQRAYYAAESAFDSGQPVQWRDPRGTYYGEVVPYDPYYRGPEMCRDFLHTMFVNGRREVVRGTACEMADGSWRVVG
- the fabI gene encoding enoyl-ACP reductase FabI, with the translated sequence MTEPQALMAGKRGLIMGVANNRSIAWGIARACASHGAELAFSYQGEAIKKRVEPLAAQLGSELVLPCDVTDGASLDALFAAVDAKWGGLDFVVHCIAFSDKDELTGRYVDTSLDNFTKTLNISCYSFTAVAQRAEKLMKNGGSMLTLTYFGAEKWMPHYNVMGVAKAALEASVRYMAADLGPQNIRVNAVSAGPIKTLAASGIGDFRYILKWNEYNSPLRRTVTIEEVGNSALFLLSDLGSAVTGEILHVDAGYHIVGMKNPDAPDISVV
- a CDS encoding long-chain-fatty-acid--CoA ligase, with protein sequence MLGLMQDWPLLIHTIMDHASRYHGTQEIVSRTVEGPVHRYTYADCAKRARALADAVNTKLGIGAGDIVATMAWNGYRHLEIWYGLMGLGAVVHTLNPRLFADQLDYIVNHAEDKYIFLELSFIAQMEALQDKLPTVKGFIIMTDRAHMPETSLRNPICYEELIAAGDNTFAWPKLDEQQACGICYTSGTTGNPKGVVYSQRSHVLHAMAICAGDALALKSTDVVMPVVPMFHANAWSLAFSVPMAGAKMVMPGAKMDGASIYELLDQEKVTVTAGVPTVWLMLLHHLEKHPELKLDHLERALIGGSACPEAMMAAFEKKYDTKVVHAWGMTEMSPIGSIGNRSGATADLDAEAWWPLQLKQGRPPFTVEMEITDDQGQVLPNDGKTFGHLVVRGAATAREYYKGEGGKILDDKGYFDTGDVATIDAYGFMQITDRAKDVIKSGGEWISSIDLENAAVGHPAVAEAAVIGITHPKWDERPLLVLVKKPGAEVSKEEVLGFLKDKVVKWWLPDDVVFVEEIPHTATGKISKLTLRQQFAGYVLPGAEAAE